Within Bacteroidota bacterium, the genomic segment CCCCGCGAGGGCGTCGGCGGTCACGACGGCACCGTCGAGGTTGAGGAGCGACTCCCGGAGCTGGATGCTCACACGGACGGTGTCACCCGCCAGCGTGACGCGTCGGGTAGCCGGCGCGTAGCCGACGTAGCGGGCCACCAGCTGGCGCCGTCCCTCGGCCGTGGTCGTGAAGGAGAACCGCCCGTCGCCTCCGGTGGCCGTCCCGTCGGTCGTCCCCGCGACGAGAATGGTCGCATACGGCAGCGGCTCGCCGCCATCGTCCAGGATGGTGCCGGTGACGACGGTCTGCGCCTGGGCCGGTGCGGCGAGCACGATCGCCAGCGGGACGAGAAGGAGGAGGAGAGAGCGCATCGTCGCGAAGGGTGACGATGCAAGGGACGGCGCCTCGGGCTCTGGCGTTGGGTTCGATGGACGAGTCGCGTGTGCGCTGGATGAGTCGCGGCTGGCGCTGCCGGGGCGGTCCGGTCGTGGGGGTCTTGGCGCCTACCTCCCGCGTTCACGCCGGCGGGCTGCTGTTCGGGGGTGCCCAGGGATCAGAAGAGGCAGCATCTGCGCCAGACACTTCCCTGCTGGCGGACTCGGAGACAGGATGGACTCCGGAGACGGGCAACCGGGGGGGGGCTGCGCGCAGGCGTCCCGTTAGAACGCCTGTGAGGTGCCTCCGTGAGACGCTGGCAGCAGTCGCCAATGGAGCTGCGGGTCTGGGGTCCTCTGCTCGACCCGGTACGCCAGCAGGAGGGGAGTTTCCGCGCCAGGTCTAGCTTCCAGCGTTTCGCGCTAGAGGCTGCATGCTCCGTCGCCTTCTCGTCACCCGCCCGAGCCGCCGCGAGGCTGAAGATGACTTCCGCTGGCGCGGCGAGGGCGTCTCGCGCTTGGAGAACCTCTCCGACATCGTGTTTGCCTTCGCAGTGTCGTTTCTCGTCGCGGGCTCGGCGCCACCATCGACGTTCGGCGAGCTGGCCGAGGTGATGGTCGACTTCGTGGCAGTCGGACTGTGCTTCGCGTTGCTTCTCTTCGTGTGGTACACCCACTACCTCTTTTTCCGTCGCTACGGGCTGGAGGACGGGCGCACAGTCGTGCTGAACGGGGTGCTGCTGTTTCTCATCCTGCTGTATGTCTACCCCTTGCGGTTCCTGATCGGCTTTCAGGCCGACTTGCTATTCGGACGCCTCAGCGGAGCAGCGATCGCGGACGTACTCACCTACGAGCAGGCGCCGTGGCTGGGCTTGATCTACTCCGGCGGGTACGGTGCCGTGTTTGGTCTCTTCGCGCTGCTGTACCGCCATGCGCTCGCCAAAGCGGACGAGTTGGACCTGA encodes:
- a CDS encoding TMEM175 family protein codes for the protein MLRRLLVTRPSRREAEDDFRWRGEGVSRLENLSDIVFAFAVSFLVAGSAPPSTFGELAEVMVDFVAVGLCFALLLFVWYTHYLFFRRYGLEDGRTVVLNGVLLFLILLYVYPLRFLIGFQADLLFGRLSGAAIADVLTYEQAPWLGLIYSGGYGAVFGLFALLYRHALAKADELDLSEHERWMTELRVVLGLVHVGVALTVIVVGFMLPVRLSPLAGSLYVALGPLLWVARRRYQRRTVVEAG
- a CDS encoding carboxypeptidase-like regulatory domain-containing protein → MRSLLLLLVPLAIVLAAPAQAQTVVTGTILDDGGEPLPYATILVAGTTDGTATGGDGRFSFTTTAEGRRQLVARYVGYAPATRRVTLAGDTVRVSIQLRESLLNLDGAVVTADALAG